A single region of the Streptomyces sp. NBC_01803 genome encodes:
- a CDS encoding serine/threonine-protein kinase, producing the protein MKPLGPTDPQTLGAYRLLGRLGTGGMGQVFLARTPDGRTVAVKLIHPHFAHEPEFRRRFRQEVAAAQRVAGEWTAPVLDSDTEAEIPWLATGFVPGPSLTHVVDELHGPLPGFSVWRLAEGLARALTAIHAAGVTHRDLKPSNVLLTLDGPRVIDFGIARAAEASMATRTGVSVGSPGYMAPEQVRGERSTEASDVFGLGAVLAYAATGTGPFGGGDSAAHALMFRVVMEPPRLDGLAAGPLRELVERCLAKEPADRPSPAEIAAEAARHDDPDSAEGVWLPPTLTARLGREAAGLLALEGPSPTTVSAVPPVPTAHNVPTMTSAASFTPPPPGAHPSTTISTPPLPPPVPASRRRGLGVVVGAALAVVAVAGLVYAVGGAGEGDGGDGQDEAADVGTEPEDERTAEQSPPPEESGTDEEPADNGSAGPETAFDFTGTWEGTVDEGDGTPPYDVIVEYSGGEVGEQVATVDYTRLECGGTWTLREATDYRVDVLEHLTFGQTECVDEVDITLTPVDENTLRYSFVNDAGFFETTGSADLRRG; encoded by the coding sequence GGCCGGCTGGGCACCGGCGGCATGGGGCAGGTCTTCCTCGCCCGGACGCCGGACGGGCGCACCGTGGCCGTCAAGCTGATCCATCCGCACTTCGCGCACGAGCCCGAGTTCCGGCGCCGTTTCCGCCAGGAGGTGGCGGCGGCGCAGCGGGTGGCCGGGGAGTGGACCGCGCCGGTGCTGGACTCCGACACCGAGGCGGAGATCCCGTGGCTGGCCACGGGGTTCGTCCCCGGCCCCTCGCTGACCCACGTGGTGGACGAACTGCACGGCCCCCTGCCCGGGTTCTCCGTGTGGCGGCTGGCGGAGGGGCTGGCCCGGGCGCTGACGGCCATTCACGCCGCCGGGGTGACGCACCGTGACCTCAAGCCGTCGAACGTGCTGCTCACGCTGGACGGCCCGCGCGTCATCGACTTCGGCATCGCCCGCGCGGCCGAGGCGAGCATGGCGACCCGGACGGGCGTCTCGGTGGGGTCACCCGGGTACATGGCGCCGGAGCAAGTGCGGGGCGAACGCTCCACCGAGGCGAGCGACGTCTTCGGTCTCGGCGCGGTGCTGGCCTACGCCGCGACAGGGACCGGGCCGTTCGGCGGCGGGGACTCCGCGGCGCACGCGCTGATGTTCCGCGTCGTCATGGAGCCGCCGCGGCTGGACGGGCTCGCCGCCGGGCCGCTGCGGGAGCTGGTGGAGCGCTGCCTCGCCAAGGAGCCGGCGGACCGGCCCTCCCCGGCGGAGATAGCGGCGGAGGCCGCCCGGCACGACGACCCGGACAGCGCGGAGGGCGTCTGGCTGCCGCCGACCCTGACGGCGCGGCTCGGCCGGGAGGCGGCCGGGCTGCTGGCCCTGGAGGGTCCGTCGCCGACGACGGTGAGCGCCGTTCCGCCGGTGCCGACGGCGCATAACGTACCGACGATGACCTCGGCGGCCAGCTTCACCCCACCGCCACCGGGAGCACATCCGTCCACCACGATCTCCACTCCGCCCCTCCCCCCGCCCGTACCCGCGTCCCGACGCCGGGGCCTGGGCGTGGTGGTCGGGGCCGCGCTGGCCGTGGTGGCCGTCGCCGGGCTGGTGTACGCCGTGGGCGGCGCCGGCGAGGGCGACGGTGGGGACGGACAGGACGAGGCGGCCGATGTCGGCACCGAGCCCGAGGACGAGCGGACGGCGGAGCAGTCCCCGCCGCCGGAGGAGTCCGGCACCGACGAGGAGCCCGCGGACAACGGCTCCGCCGGGCCGGAGACGGCGTTCGACTTCACCGGCACTTGGGAGGGCACGGTCGACGAGGGCGACGGCACCCCGCCGTACGACGTGATCGTCGAGTACAGCGGCGGCGAGGTCGGCGAACAGGTCGCCACCGTCGACTACACGCGGCTGGAGTGCGGCGGCACCTGGACGCTGCGCGAGGCGACCGACTACCGGGTCGATGTCCTGGAGCACCTCACCTTCGGGCAGACGGAGTGTGTGGACGAGGTGGACATCACCCTCACCCCGGTGGACGAGAACACCCTGCGGTACAGCTTCGTGAATGACGCCGGTTTCTTCGAGACGACCGGCAGCGCCGACCTGCGCCGCGGGTGA